The genome window CCATTATAATATGCTTGCATATGATCCATAACGCCAATATTATCACAGGAATTAGGATGATCTGGAAGATTAAAAGCTCTTTTATAACAATTTTCAATCCTGTTTTTTATAAATGGATATCTCGTAAAGATTGTTTCAATATGTTCTTTAGTATACCCAACAACACCTGCATATTGTGTATGAAGAGACACATTTCCTGGATGAAATATATTAGCACCTGAACCTAATTCACTGAGACTAAACTTATATACCCCTGTCAAAAGTATTAGTTGACAAGAACCAGAATAACTTTTTACTACAGATAAAAAACCCTCAAGAATATCTTTGTTTTTTTTATATAAAATCTCAGCATCAATAATAACTTGAGGTTTTGATTGGCTATCTTCTTTGATTTTATATTCTTGATATAGCTTATCAATATTAGACTTAAGCTTTGCTATGGGACTATCATATTCATCTATTAAAAGAATTATTTTTTTTTCATATCCAAGTCTATCTAATTTTTTCATATTTTGAACTAAACTTTCAAACTTGGTTTGCCATGTACGACCTGTTATAGATACATTATAGTTTTCAGCAATTCTAATTAATTTATCTTCTAAAGATAGAATTACACTTTCGGATGAGGTATTGCTTAATCCTGAAAAATCCAATTTAATCACTGGGTATTTTGGCCATTTTTTGTCTAAGGGTACATATTTTTGAGGTATTTCATTGGGATCATCTGGATTTAATTTGATTGTACCAGTCTCTATAAAGCAATCTGAAAACAAATGTCTATATTCCTCTCCTTGTGCAATTTTATCTATCGTATCTATCAATAACGTTTTCCCAAATCTACGTGGACGTACCAAGAATACAGGACCATTTCTTTTTATTAAACGCCAAACATATTCTGTTTTATCTGCGTAATATCCTGAATGAATTACATCTCTAATATCAGATTGACAAATAGGTAAAACGCCTGTATACGCTAATTTTTGTCTTTTAGCATCATGTCCTATTTCTAGATTGCCTTCTAATTTTTCCACATCCATAGCATACTTATTAGCCTTACATGAAAATAAAGATAGTATAAAGACACAGTAATACCGTATCAATACTTGTGTTTTTTTTTAAACCATTTTAAAACATTGTTTTTTACCACTCGATATGTCTTAATGATCTATGTAGGCAGTAATAATAGAGAAGACTACATGAATGATACCTGTACCAGGTGTCACTATCTCCCATGAAGACAGATCAAGCTATATATCCTTAGTTACGCTACAAATATACAAAGACCTTAATAGGTTTTTCATGTTGTTCATGTCCGATTATAATCGGGTTATTTAGTTTATAACTCCCCAGACACCTTTCTTAATTTTTTAAAAACTGACTATCAAATACAAAAATATTTATAAACCTTAATATATAAGGAAATGTGCTAGCAAAATTTTTACTGTGCATTGTACATTTCATTTATCTATTGTACACAGAACATAGGGTACCCACAGGGAGTTAACAGATCTTCAAGATATTAGAAAGAAGATATAGTGCTAATGCTCGAAACCCCTTTCTACTTCAAGATGGTCTATGTATCATGATGATCCCTACTAAGTGTTTGTGATTTTATACTACTATCTATCGTTTCTTCATAGTTTCTCCTATGTTCTTGGAAATTTTCATCAAGTATACCCATTTCTTCTACATCAGATTTAGGTTTTGCCTTGCTTTTTAACGCTTTTTTTAAGTTTCTATGTGCCTGATCTTCAGTAGATTTTAGCTCACCAAGAACATTTTGCAGTGTTTGACCATCTAATAAAGGTAAAGTACCCCAGTTAATCTGGGCACCACATCCTCCAAGCCCTAATTGTGCCCCTGGCTTTAACTCTGACACTAAAAATCGATCCCATGTTACAGGATATGACTTGCCTATAAGCATATTTTTATATTCTTGGAACATGAACTTCAATGCACCATTAACTTCTTGTATAATCACGGTATACCAAGGACGACCTGTTGTTGGTATATCATATCCATGCGGTATATCTCCGCAAGTGGTTTGCCCATCGCAACCTTCTGTTTTTATCAAGAATTGCCCACATGAAGGACACTGTTTTATTTGATTTCGGTGGTGGTACAAATATATGATGGAATAAGTATTTGATCTTGAGTGTATTTTATGTCGTTTAATAAGAAGTGGTTAATTTTTTTTAAGCAAACACATTACAGAAAGCTATTCTGAATACCTCACTAACATAGATATAGTAAATAATGGCTTTAACAAAGACAAAAAATAGAATTATTTATGCAAAAAAATCAATAAAATATTCATTATCAAAACAAAAATATAAAATCTAGTTTGAGTAATTTAGTATCATATATTTGTACCACCACCAAAAAAGGACTAAATAAGATGATATAATAGCAACTACTTGGCATATTCTGATAAATAATTATGGCTTTTTAAGTAGATAGCCATCTATTTCAACCTAAAATAGTATTAAATATAAAGATTGATCTGTTCCATTTTTTTGATGGTACAACACTAGAAAAACAGGCTGGAATTGTTACTTCAGGGTTATATACACGCTCCGTATTATATAATCTTACCCTTTATTAGCACCTTCCAGCATTAAATTTGCTACCGTTATGAATATAGATTTTTTGATTGTAGCCATCTTTTTGATGGCCACCTTAGTCATTGGCTTCCACTACACCCTTAAAGAAACAACCTTTCAAGAATATGCCGTAGGGGATAAAAAGATAGGTACCTGGGTACTGGCAGCATCTCTGTTGGCAACGTATACAAATGGAATTACCATAGAAGGTATGACCTGGATGTATAGTTTAGGGTTATTGAGTCTTATTAACAGATTCAGTATGACTATTGGATTTCTATTCATAGCTAGATTTGTTCTAATTAAAAGTAAAGATATGATAACAAATCATTATTCTATGTCTGACTTTCTGGGAAAATTGTACGGTTTTTGGTGTAGGCAGCTTAGCGCGTGGATTGTAGTAGCTGGCGCCATACTGATTATGGCTGGATTAATCTTTTCCATGCAGGAAGTGGCGGGTATGCTTTATCCTATGCAGTCAAATGAAAAGTATATATTTACATTAATTATATGTGGGTGTGTCTGTGTGTATTCATTATGGGGTGGAGCCAAATCAGTAACCTACACAGACCTCTATCAATTTTTATTTTTTGGTCTTTCCCTACCCCTCATTATACTGGTACTATTCTATACGGGAAAAAGAGACTTTGCAACTGGAATAGCCCATTTACAACAGATGCCATCATTTAGTTTAACCAAAGTATACCAAAATATAGAATTAACCAGTGCCTTTCTTCTTTCTACTTTGACAGCCCTACTCAGGGATCCTAATACAATGGTACAACGCTTATTCGTCGTAAGGTCTGTAAGACAAGTACAGGGTTCATTTTATAAATTTGCCTTTGGCATGTTAGGTATCCATGTACTATTCTTTATTGTTGCCTGTCTGATGCACATCAAGGGACATGTACTAGCTCCTAATCAAACTGTAGTAGATTATCTATTACAGCTCAATGCTTTTCCAGGTATGCGTGGTATTTTGGCCTCTGTACTACTAGCCCTCCTTATGTCTACTATGGACTCTATGTTGCATGTGGCCACAGTTACTATCACAGGAGATATCATATCTCATCGTGAAGAATCCCAACATAACATAACCATAGTACGTATGGTCTGTTTTTGTAGTTGTCTATTAGCTTTTATACTAGCTATGCATGCTAAAAGTTTATTACATATTACTCGACAATATGTTGTATTGTCTCGAGGTATCATGGTAGTATTTATGGTAACTTTATTGGGTTTTAGGCCACGTGGTAAAGTAGTTGTAACTGTTTTAGGCATATCTACCCTACATGCCCTCTATAAAATGATATGGACGCCTTTTGTGAAAGATGAGGAAATTGTGTTACAAATTGGCTCTATTGTTGCTGCCCTTTTTCTTGGTCACTACCTTTTTCCCAAGCTGCCCAATACCGGCTGGGTTAAGGAAGTAAACCTAGATGTAATACTACAGAACCAACAAACCATCCGTTTCTGGAAGCAACGACTCCGAACCATTGAAAAAATACTTTACATAGGTCACTGGGCCAAGTATTATCCCAAGTCAGAATCTACCTTTTTTGCCTTGGGTTTTTATATGATTGTATCTGGTACAGTAGGCCTTTTTACCATGGATACAGATCGCTACTTTCCTAGTCATATCTATTGGTACTTTATCCCCCTTGTCTTGGGAACCTTGTGTGCTACCTACCCTATGACACATTCCTATAAAAGAGGTGGGAATATATTTACACATTTTATTATGTGGCCACTTTTATTATTTGTAGGCCTATTCATCTCCGGAATTGTTATGCTGGTAATGGGAGCCTATCATCCTGCTATATGTGTAATTTTTGTATTGAATATCTTAATAATTTATTTATTGTTATCTCTACCTACGGCATTCGGCATATTGCTGATAGGCAGCATGTGTATGGTAATGCCGTTTGCACATAAGCTAGGCTATTCGTTTATAACGTCTTCTTTTCCTTCTACATTTTCGATAGATATATTTTTATCCTGGCATGGACGAGAGGTAGCTGCTATAGTGCTTTTACTAATTGCCCTGATCTGTTTGGCTATCCACCACAAACATTACCGACGTACCATGCGTCGCAAAATGCAAGAACAAGACTATACAAAAAATTATGCGCAACGGGTAGAGCTAGACCATATACAGCGGGTAGCCTATTGGGAAAAATTGAACCCCATAGATGCCGGTCAAGAGCTTATAGAGATAGCCAATCAGATGGAGAGCAAACAGAAATCCATACTAGAGACAAAAAAGGAGTTGACCCTATCTAAAGCCAACGTAGCCGAAATGGCAGATGATATAGAGACCATACGTAATATTGGTCTATTTATTAAAGAAGCTGATTACGATAAATATCATCGAAATTATAATATAGAAATCAAAAAGGATATAGGACATGCTTTTAGTCTAGATGACCTTTTAGAAGATGTCTACCATAAGTATCGATATCTGGTAAAAGACAGAGGTGAAGAGACTCCAGAGATACTCTTTGATAACCATGTCAAAGGGCTCTTTATCAAAGCAGATAGAGAAAAACTACGCCATATGCTTATACAAAATTTGCTCTATACACCCCACCAAGGAGATCTATTGGTAGTCACACTGCAATCCACGCAACTCTCTTATCGATACCAAATCGACAAGCAGACACCTCAAAACAGCGAACGCTCAGAAAAAGGAATTGCTATTGCTATAAGTTCGCCTACAGAGAGATTAGCTATAGCAGATACCTATGGTAGTGCACCTCCATCCTCGTATTTTTATTCCAAAAGATATTGAAACGCTTTACCTGTATGAAAGTTTACGTATCATAGAGGCCCATGGAGGATACAGTAATATAGATGAGACAGAAGGTACTACAACACCCCTCTATGTATTACCAGTAGACTGTAGTGATGTAATTCGAACAAATACCTTTAAAGGCATAGATCTCTTTCCAGAAAAGTCATGTAAGGTGCTTTCTAGCCTATCGGAAGAAAAGAAACTTATCATTGCCTTAACAGAAAATCAGCTCTTTACGGAAGAAGAGGTTGGGAAATTAATAGACTTTATCAAAAGGGCCCATGGCAGTACATTGCGCGAATCGGGAGACCCTTATTACACGCATCCTATATGGACAGCCATTCATACATTATTGGAAAAAGCAGACCGTTCTATCGTCAAAGCAGCATTGTTACATGATATATTGGAAGATACCCAGGTTTCATTTCCCTACCTACAATGGAAGTTTGGGAAACGCGTTGCGCAACTGGTAGAACAGGTAACCCATATGAAAATTGGATCCAAGCGCTTTCTGCTCAGCAAAGAAGAACAACAGCTGCAGATGGAGCATATAGAACGAGATGCCTTGATTATTAAGTTAGCTGATCGTTTGCATAATGTACAGACTTTGTATGCACGTTCACCGGCTGATCAGAAACGTGTTGCCACTGAAACATTAGATTTCTTTATTCCCTTGGGAAAGAAATATGGTATAAACATTCTAGCGGATGGCTTAAAAGTAAGATGTGAATTTATTTTAGATAATTTGAAGCATAAGGATAAAGATAAGAACGATACACATGATCATAAATAAGTTTGTAAATGTTTTTCGCTTTATAACGTAACTAAAAGCCT of Cardinium endosymbiont of Culicoides punctatus contains these proteins:
- a CDS encoding sodium:solute symporter family protein, whose translation is MNIDFLIVAIFLMATLVIGFHYTLKETTFQEYAVGDKKIGTWVLAASLLATYTNGITIEGMTWMYSLGLLSLINRFSMTIGFLFIARFVLIKSKDMITNHYSMSDFLGKLYGFWCRQLSAWIVVAGAILIMAGLIFSMQEVAGMLYPMQSNEKYIFTLIICGCVCVYSLWGGAKSVTYTDLYQFLFFGLSLPLIILVLFYTGKRDFATGIAHLQQMPSFSLTKVYQNIELTSAFLLSTLTALLRDPNTMVQRLFVVRSVRQVQGSFYKFAFGMLGIHVLFFIVACLMHIKGHVLAPNQTVVDYLLQLNAFPGMRGILASVLLALLMSTMDSMLHVATVTITGDIISHREESQHNITIVRMVCFCSCLLAFILAMHAKSLLHITRQYVVLSRGIMVVFMVTLLGFRPRGKVVVTVLGISTLHALYKMIWTPFVKDEEIVLQIGSIVAALFLGHYLFPKLPNTGWVKEVNLDVILQNQQTIRFWKQRLRTIEKILYIGHWAKYYPKSESTFFALGFYMIVSGTVGLFTMDTDRYFPSHIYWYFIPLVLGTLCATYPMTHSYKRGGNIFTHFIMWPLLLFVGLFISGIVMLVMGAYHPAICVIFVLNILIIYLLLSLPTAFGILLIGSMCMVMPFAHKLGYSFITSSFPSTFSIDIFLSWHGREVAAIVLLLIALICLAIHHKHYRRTMRRKMQEQDYTKNYAQRVELDHIQRVAYWEKLNPIDAGQELIEIANQMESKQKSILETKKELTLSKANVAEMADDIETIRNIGLFIKEADYDKYHRNYNIEIKKDIGHAFSLDDLLEDVYHKYRYLVKDRGEETPEILFDNHVKGLFIKADREKLRHMLIQNLLYTPHQGDLLVVTLQSTQLSYRYQIDKQTPQNSERSEKGIAIAISSPTERLAIADTYGSAPPSSYFYSKRY
- a CDS encoding HD domain-containing protein, yielding MVVHLHPRIFIPKDIETLYLYESLRIIEAHGGYSNIDETEGTTTPLYVLPVDCSDVIRTNTFKGIDLFPEKSCKVLSSLSEEKKLIIALTENQLFTEEEVGKLIDFIKRAHGSTLRESGDPYYTHPIWTAIHTLLEKADRSIVKAALLHDILEDTQVSFPYLQWKFGKRVAQLVEQVTHMKIGSKRFLLSKEEQQLQMEHIERDALIIKLADRLHNVQTLYARSPADQKRVATETLDFFIPLGKKYGINILADGLKVRCEFILDNLKHKDKDKNDTHDHK
- a CDS encoding AAA family ATPase codes for the protein MDVEKLEGNLEIGHDAKRQKLAYTGVLPICQSDIRDVIHSGYYADKTEYVWRLIKRNGPVFLVRPRRFGKTLLIDTIDKIAQGEEYRHLFSDCFIETGTIKLNPDDPNEIPQKYVPLDKKWPKYPVIKLDFSGLSNTSSESVILSLEDKLIRIAENYNVSITGRTWQTKFESLVQNMKKLDRLGYEKKIILLIDEYDSPIAKLKSNIDKLYQEYKIKEDSQSKPQVIIDAEILYKKNKDILEGFLSVVKSYSGSCQLILLTGVYKFSLSELGSGANIFHPGNVSLHTQYAGVVGYTKEHIETIFTRYPFIKNRIENCYKRAFNLPDHPNSCDNIGVMDHMQAYYNGYKFHADGEAMYNPSSVLSCFDSGEIKGYWKDTADTTILTDQMEANIERFSIKNIKESLLQTESDLLSTKDLKKLDIIPLMYQTGYLTIKSYDFETQKYTLDFPNQEVKQALYEHFEKHLTNQERTYGIAESLNVQSAFKEEDWQKLFSIFRSNCYAKASYELTEKSEKYFHGLLFMFLNGVFLDNGNVEIAVETISNIGQMDIVIKDKSNHTIYILELKLNKDACTGLKQILDRDYYGQYINEYNKIVCVGLNIRFNDDNKNDPDPSHRNIDACSLLIRRRDHNNNWENDLIKKFTYSPVSNSFSVSELSKEETEEIYQRKSRNSKQG